Proteins from a genomic interval of Nocardioides jishulii:
- a CDS encoding fumarate hydratase yields the protein MSTGPEFRYSDLLPTHGSNGEEQTPYRLVTTEGVSTFEVDGQTFMKVEPEAIQRLTREAMHDISHYLRPGHLKQLRKIIDDPEASGNDRFVALDLLKNVNISAGGVLPMCQDTGTAIVMGKKSEGVITGVDDGEAISRGVYDAYTQLNLRYSQLAPITTYEEKNTGTNLPAQIEIYSTPQTSGKPEYKFLFMAKGGGSANKSFLFQETKAILNEASMLKFLDEKIRSLGTAACPPYHLAVVIGGTSAEYALKTAKYASAHYLDDLPTEGSMGAHAFRDTTLEQQVFELTQSFGIGAQFGGKYFCHDVRVVRLPRHGASCPVAIAVSCSADRQALGKITPEGVFLEQLETDPAQYMPDAGMAEEIAGGEVVKIDLNQPMADILAELSKHPVKTRLSLTGPLVVARDIAHAKIKERLDAGEPMPEYLKNHPVYYAGPAKTPEGMASGSFGPTTAGRMDSYVEQFQAAGGSMVMLAKGNRSKQVTDACGSHGGFYLGSIGGPAARLAQDCIRSQEVIEYPELGMEAVWKIEVEDFPAFIVVDDKGNDFFTDPSGAVTVPVSGIRVRSLEK from the coding sequence GTGAGCACTGGGCCTGAATTCCGCTACTCCGACCTCCTCCCGACCCACGGATCCAACGGTGAGGAGCAGACGCCCTACCGACTGGTGACCACCGAGGGTGTCTCGACCTTCGAGGTCGACGGCCAGACCTTCATGAAGGTGGAGCCGGAGGCGATCCAGCGGCTCACCCGTGAGGCGATGCACGACATCTCCCACTACCTGCGTCCGGGCCACCTCAAGCAGCTGCGCAAGATCATCGACGACCCCGAGGCGTCCGGCAACGACCGCTTCGTCGCGCTCGACCTGCTCAAGAACGTCAACATCTCCGCCGGTGGCGTGCTGCCGATGTGCCAGGACACCGGCACCGCGATCGTCATGGGCAAGAAGTCCGAGGGCGTCATCACGGGCGTCGACGACGGCGAGGCGATCAGCCGCGGCGTCTACGACGCGTACACGCAGCTCAACCTGCGCTACTCCCAGCTCGCGCCGATCACGACGTACGAGGAGAAGAACACCGGCACCAACCTGCCGGCGCAGATCGAGATCTACTCGACCCCGCAGACCTCCGGCAAGCCGGAGTACAAGTTCCTCTTCATGGCGAAGGGTGGCGGCTCGGCCAACAAGTCGTTCCTCTTCCAGGAGACGAAGGCGATCCTCAACGAGGCGTCGATGCTGAAGTTCCTCGACGAGAAGATCCGCTCCCTCGGCACCGCCGCCTGCCCGCCCTACCACCTCGCCGTGGTCATCGGCGGCACGTCGGCGGAGTACGCGCTGAAGACCGCGAAGTACGCCTCCGCGCACTACCTCGACGACCTCCCGACCGAAGGCTCGATGGGCGCCCACGCCTTCCGCGACACCACCCTGGAGCAGCAGGTCTTCGAGCTGACCCAGTCGTTCGGCATCGGCGCCCAGTTCGGCGGCAAGTACTTCTGCCACGACGTGCGGGTCGTACGCCTGCCCCGCCACGGCGCCTCGTGCCCCGTCGCCATCGCGGTCTCCTGCTCGGCCGACCGCCAGGCGCTCGGCAAGATCACGCCCGAGGGCGTCTTCCTCGAGCAGCTCGAGACCGACCCGGCGCAGTACATGCCCGACGCGGGGATGGCCGAGGAGATCGCCGGTGGCGAGGTCGTGAAGATCGACCTCAACCAGCCGATGGCCGACATCCTCGCCGAGCTCAGCAAGCACCCGGTGAAGACGCGCCTCTCACTGACCGGACCGCTGGTCGTGGCCCGCGACATCGCGCACGCCAAGATCAAGGAGCGCCTCGACGCGGGCGAGCCGATGCCGGAGTACCTGAAGAACCACCCGGTCTACTACGCCGGCCCCGCCAAGACCCCCGAGGGCATGGCGTCGGGCTCGTTCGGCCCGACGACTGCCGGTCGCATGGACTCGTACGTCGAGCAGTTCCAGGCTGCCGGCGGCTCGATGGTGATGCTCGCGAAGGGCAACCGCTCCAAGCAGGTCACCGACGCCTGCGGCAGCCACGGCGGCTTCTACCTCGGCTCCATCGGCGGCCCGGCCGCCCGTCTGGCCCAGGACTGCATCAGGAGCCAGGAGGTCATCGAGTACCCCGAGCTCGGCATGGAGGCCGTCTGGAAGATCGAGGTCGAGGACTTCCCTGCCTTCATCGTGGTCGACGACAAGGGCAACGACTTCTTCACGGACCCCTCGGGCGCCGTGACCGTGCCCGTCTCCGGGATCCGGGTCCGGTCGCTCGAGAAGTGA
- a CDS encoding thiamine phosphate synthase codes for MSLAVVPRLFCLVAPTDDLALLPALAEVGVDGFQVRAKQATDREVLALTRLVIGAVRPFGAMVVVDDRVDLALAAGADGVHLGADDLPVALARRIAPDLVVGATCRTPADVRRAAADGASYAGFGPVWATSSKSGLPAPLGPASLTRATGPLPLVAIGGVEAGRAGEAVAAGAHGVAVIGAVWGARDPVASAKELVAAVG; via the coding sequence GTGTCCTTGGCGGTCGTTCCCCGTCTCTTCTGCCTGGTCGCCCCCACCGACGACCTCGCCCTGCTGCCCGCCCTGGCCGAGGTCGGTGTCGACGGGTTCCAGGTTCGCGCCAAGCAGGCGACCGACCGCGAGGTGCTGGCGCTGACCCGTCTGGTGATCGGGGCGGTGCGTCCGTTCGGGGCGATGGTCGTCGTCGACGACCGGGTCGACCTGGCCCTGGCCGCGGGTGCCGACGGAGTCCACCTCGGCGCCGACGACCTGCCGGTGGCCCTGGCCCGGCGCATCGCCCCCGACCTCGTCGTCGGTGCCACCTGTCGCACCCCGGCCGACGTGCGGCGTGCGGCCGCCGACGGGGCGTCGTACGCGGGCTTCGGCCCCGTCTGGGCGACCAGCAGCAAGTCCGGCCTCCCCGCGCCCCTCGGGCCGGCTTCCCTGACCCGGGCCACGGGGCCTCTGCCCCTGGTGGCCATCGGCGGCGTCGAGGCGGGGCGTGCCGGCGAAGCAGTGGCGGCGGGAGCGCACGGGGTCGCGGTGATCGGGGCCGTCTGGGGCGCGCGAGATCCGGTGGCGTCCGCGAAGGAGCTCGTGGCAGCGGTGGGGTGA
- the thiO gene encoding glycine oxidase ThiO has product MGTGGGRVTVLGAGIIGLCVADELVRRGLEVLVLDPTPGQGASWAAAGMLSPAAESWYGETDLLETGRRSARLWPPLAARLGVEVHTRGTLLVGHDAGDLQGVERHAALLTAAGEAVHPLGRRELRSVEPGLGRVAGGVLLREEWAVDPRRAVAALAARLGDVVVRRAGALAPLAEEARARGDVVVVATGATLPEPFGHLVRGVRGETIRVRCDDPPVHVVRGLVRGRAVYLVPRADGEVVVGATSGEHDGPPVATVGGVAELLEPARTLLPGLDRATWLEVVARDRPGTADNRPLVGPTHLPGVLLAAGHFRHGVLLAPLTALVIADHIEHGTGLSAWDPRRLDERKTA; this is encoded by the coding sequence GTGGGCACAGGCGGTGGGCGCGTCACCGTGCTGGGCGCCGGCATCATCGGACTCTGCGTGGCCGACGAGCTCGTCCGTCGAGGGCTGGAGGTGTTGGTCCTCGACCCCACGCCCGGGCAGGGAGCGTCCTGGGCCGCGGCGGGGATGCTGTCCCCCGCCGCGGAGAGCTGGTACGGCGAGACCGACCTCCTCGAGACCGGTCGTCGGTCGGCCCGCCTGTGGCCGCCGCTGGCCGCGCGCCTGGGAGTGGAGGTGCACACGCGCGGCACGCTCCTGGTCGGCCACGACGCCGGCGACCTGCAGGGCGTGGAGCGCCACGCCGCGCTGCTCACGGCCGCCGGGGAGGCCGTGCATCCGTTGGGGCGACGAGAGCTGCGCAGCGTCGAACCAGGGCTGGGCCGCGTCGCCGGCGGCGTGCTGCTGCGGGAGGAGTGGGCCGTCGACCCGCGGCGGGCCGTTGCGGCGCTGGCCGCGCGGCTGGGCGACGTGGTGGTGCGGCGCGCTGGCGCGCTCGCACCGCTCGCGGAGGAGGCGCGGGCCCGTGGTGACGTCGTCGTGGTCGCCACCGGCGCCACGTTGCCCGAACCGTTCGGACACCTCGTACGCGGCGTGCGCGGGGAGACGATCCGGGTGCGCTGCGACGACCCGCCGGTCCACGTGGTCCGTGGGCTGGTGCGGGGCCGGGCCGTCTACCTGGTGCCGCGCGCCGACGGCGAGGTCGTCGTCGGCGCGACCAGCGGGGAGCACGACGGACCGCCCGTGGCCACCGTCGGAGGTGTCGCAGAGCTGCTCGAGCCGGCCCGGACCCTGCTGCCCGGCCTCGACCGCGCGACCTGGTTGGAGGTCGTGGCCCGGGACCGCCCGGGCACGGCCGACAACCGTCCGCTGGTGGGACCCACCCACCTGCCCGGGGTCCTGCTGGCGGCCGGCCACTTCCGGCACGGTGTCCTCCTGGCGCCGCTCACCGCCCTGGTCATCGCCGACCACATCGAGCACGGGACGGGCCTGTCGGCCTGGGATCCCCGACGTCTGGACGAGAGGAAGACAGCATGA
- the thiS gene encoding sulfur carrier protein ThiS, which yields MIELNGRPTPAADRTLEEALASLDLPPTGCAVAVNGEVVPRSEHAVHRLRDGDVVEVVTAVQGG from the coding sequence ATGATCGAGCTCAACGGCCGGCCCACGCCGGCAGCGGACCGCACCCTGGAGGAGGCGCTGGCCTCCCTCGACCTCCCGCCCACCGGATGCGCGGTGGCGGTGAACGGTGAGGTGGTGCCACGTTCCGAGCACGCCGTCCACCGGTTGCGCGACGGTGACGTCGTCGAGGTCGTGACGGCGGTGCAGGGCGGATGA
- a CDS encoding thiazole synthase, translating to MNASDTLVVAGETLDSRLWLGTGGLPRLSLLEPVLEAARPGLVTVSLRRTSGAGAGGLLATLRELGVRLLPNTAGCLGAREAVLTAELAREALETDWVKLEVIGDEVSLLPDAVELLEAAETLVARGFTVLPYAPADPVLARRLADAGCAAVMPLGSPIGSGQGVLDPWALEAVVAAVDLPVVLDAGVGTASDAALAMELGCSAVLAASAVTRADDPVTMAAALRSAVEAGRAARRAGRIERRMVARASSPLHGRVG from the coding sequence ATGAACGCGTCCGACACGTTGGTCGTCGCCGGCGAGACCCTGGACTCACGGCTCTGGCTCGGTACCGGTGGCCTGCCCCGCCTCTCCCTGCTCGAGCCGGTCCTGGAGGCGGCCCGCCCGGGACTGGTCACGGTGAGCCTGCGGCGTACGTCGGGAGCCGGCGCCGGAGGGCTGCTGGCGACCCTGCGCGAGCTGGGCGTTCGGCTGCTCCCCAACACCGCCGGCTGCCTGGGTGCGCGTGAGGCCGTGCTCACCGCCGAGCTGGCCCGCGAGGCCCTGGAGACCGACTGGGTCAAGCTCGAGGTGATCGGGGACGAGGTGTCGCTCCTGCCCGACGCGGTCGAGCTGCTGGAGGCGGCCGAGACGCTCGTCGCCCGCGGCTTCACGGTCCTGCCGTACGCGCCCGCCGACCCGGTCCTGGCCCGGCGGCTGGCCGACGCCGGGTGCGCGGCCGTCATGCCGCTGGGCTCGCCCATCGGCTCCGGCCAGGGTGTGCTCGACCCGTGGGCGCTCGAGGCGGTGGTCGCGGCCGTCGACCTCCCGGTGGTGCTCGACGCGGGCGTCGGCACGGCGTCGGACGCCGCGCTGGCCATGGAGCTGGGGTGCTCGGCGGTGCTGGCGGCTTCGGCGGTGACCCGGGCCGACGACCCGGTGACGATGGCCGCGGCGCTCAGGTCCGCGGTCGAGGCCGGACGGGCGGCGAGACGGGCCGGCCGCATCGAGCGGCGCATGGTGGCCCGGGCCTCGAGCCCTCTCCACGGGCGGGTCGGATGA
- a CDS encoding thiamine phosphate synthase, giving the protein MNPATRSLAARLPRLVVLTDRTQLPARRCLVETIIECRRAGLGAVVVREHDLEAYARRALVAQLAQVPGLWVISSRLPDPAAHGLHLASHQPPPRPWSGRARRWGRSCHSRSEVARAAAEGAAWATLSPFAATRSKPGYGPALPADAWAEHDIPVLALGGLTPDNAARAREAGAYGVAVMGEVMRADRPGDVVDQLLEAVR; this is encoded by the coding sequence ATGAACCCCGCCACCCGCTCGCTCGCCGCCCGCCTGCCGCGGCTGGTGGTGCTCACCGACCGTACGCAGCTGCCGGCGCGCCGCTGCCTGGTGGAGACGATCATCGAGTGCCGTCGCGCCGGCCTCGGGGCGGTGGTGGTGCGCGAGCACGACCTCGAGGCCTACGCACGGCGAGCCCTCGTCGCCCAGCTCGCCCAGGTCCCGGGTCTGTGGGTGATCTCCTCGCGCCTGCCCGACCCGGCTGCCCACGGCCTGCACCTGGCTTCCCACCAGCCCCCGCCGCGACCGTGGTCGGGTCGCGCGCGCCGGTGGGGGCGTTCGTGCCACTCGCGCTCGGAGGTGGCACGCGCCGCGGCGGAGGGCGCCGCCTGGGCGACGCTCTCGCCCTTCGCGGCCACCCGCAGCAAGCCCGGCTACGGCCCCGCCCTGCCCGCCGACGCGTGGGCGGAGCACGACATCCCGGTCCTGGCGCTCGGCGGGCTGACTCCCGACAACGCGGCCCGGGCACGGGAGGCCGGGGCGTACGGCGTGGCGGTGATGGGCGAGGTGATGCGGGCCGACCGTCCCGGCGACGTCGTGGACCAGCTCCTGGAGGCCGTGCGATGA
- the thiD gene encoding bifunctional hydroxymethylpyrimidine kinase/phosphomethylpyrimidine kinase, whose amino-acid sequence MTTPPVVLTIAGTDSGGAAGIAADVATIGHLGAHAACVVTAVTAQDTLGVRVVHPVPVEVVAAQLDAVLEDLPVAAVKTGMLGSPEVVELVARRVRAAGVPVVVDPVLVATSGAVLGDEAVVRAYLAHLLPLATVCTPNLDEARVLCGRRSGTARDLASQLTAYGPAALVTGGDDGRDWLAVPGHRPVEVAHPSVATTNDHGTGCTHSSALATHLAHGLALGEAAGLAAAYVVDQLVAGSGWHLGRGRGPVAHTVAPGIVPVPRAGGLGQSCPGARYGP is encoded by the coding sequence ATGACCACACCGCCGGTGGTGCTGACGATCGCTGGCACCGACTCGGGAGGTGCGGCCGGCATCGCGGCCGACGTCGCCACCATCGGACACCTCGGCGCCCACGCCGCCTGCGTGGTCACGGCCGTGACGGCCCAGGACACGCTGGGGGTCCGGGTCGTCCACCCGGTGCCGGTGGAGGTGGTGGCAGCCCAGCTCGACGCCGTCCTCGAGGACCTCCCGGTGGCGGCGGTCAAGACCGGGATGCTCGGCTCGCCCGAGGTCGTCGAGCTCGTGGCCCGACGGGTGCGGGCGGCGGGGGTCCCGGTGGTCGTGGACCCGGTCCTGGTCGCCACCAGCGGGGCGGTGCTGGGCGACGAGGCCGTGGTGCGTGCCTACCTGGCTCACCTGCTGCCGCTGGCGACCGTGTGCACGCCGAACCTCGACGAGGCCCGGGTCCTGTGCGGACGACGCAGCGGCACGGCACGCGACCTGGCGTCGCAGCTCACGGCGTACGGGCCCGCCGCGCTGGTCACCGGCGGCGATGACGGTCGGGACTGGTTGGCCGTTCCTGGACACCGACCGGTCGAGGTCGCCCACCCGAGCGTGGCCACCACCAACGACCACGGCACGGGCTGCACCCACAGCAGCGCCCTGGCGACCCACCTCGCCCACGGACTGGCGCTGGGGGAGGCGGCGGGGCTGGCTGCGGCGTACGTCGTCGACCAGCTGGTGGCCGGCAGCGGCTGGCACCTGGGCCGCGGTCGGGGACCGGTCGCCCACACCGTCGCCCCGGGAATCGTGCCGGTCCCACGAGCTGGAGGTCTGGGCCAGAGCTGCCCCGGAGCACGGTACGGACCGTAG
- a CDS encoding aldo/keto reductase, whose translation MRYSRLGTTGLEVSAITLGCMSWGDRSRGWHPWILDEEQARPLITAAWEAGVNVFDTANVYAGGSSEEVTGRILKEIAPREEVVIATKVHGRMRPGPNGAGLSRRAIMTEIDASLTRLGVDHVDLYQIHRWDDETPIEETMEALHDVVKAGKARYLGASSMFAWQFAKAQHVAESHGWTKFVSMQNHYNLLYREEEREMLPLCADQGVGVLPWSPLARGRLTRPWGEETTRSEGDAWGRDLYPDSDRVIVEKVAEVAERRGVSRAQVALAWLMAQPQVTSPIVGVTKPHHLTDAVAAVDLELTAEEVEELGAAYEPHRIAGHGPATVHASR comes from the coding sequence ATGCGCTACTCACGACTCGGCACCACCGGACTCGAGGTCTCCGCGATCACGCTCGGCTGCATGAGCTGGGGCGACCGCTCGCGCGGCTGGCACCCGTGGATCCTCGACGAGGAGCAGGCGCGACCGCTGATCACGGCGGCCTGGGAGGCGGGCGTCAACGTCTTCGACACGGCCAACGTGTATGCCGGTGGCTCCAGTGAGGAGGTCACCGGCCGCATCCTCAAGGAGATCGCGCCCCGTGAGGAGGTCGTCATCGCGACCAAGGTGCACGGTCGCATGCGTCCCGGACCCAACGGTGCGGGCCTGTCCCGCCGGGCGATCATGACCGAGATCGACGCGTCGTTGACGCGGCTGGGTGTCGACCACGTCGACCTCTACCAGATCCACCGGTGGGACGACGAGACGCCGATCGAGGAGACGATGGAGGCGCTGCACGACGTGGTGAAGGCCGGCAAGGCCCGCTACCTCGGGGCGTCGTCGATGTTTGCCTGGCAGTTCGCGAAGGCGCAGCACGTCGCCGAGTCGCACGGCTGGACGAAGTTCGTCTCCATGCAGAACCACTACAACCTGCTCTACCGCGAGGAGGAGCGGGAGATGCTGCCCCTCTGCGCCGACCAGGGCGTGGGCGTGCTGCCGTGGAGCCCTCTCGCACGTGGGCGCCTGACCCGCCCGTGGGGTGAGGAGACGACGCGCTCCGAGGGGGACGCGTGGGGCCGTGACCTCTACCCCGACTCCGACCGGGTGATCGTGGAGAAGGTCGCCGAGGTGGCCGAACGCCGTGGCGTCTCGCGGGCCCAGGTCGCGCTGGCCTGGCTGATGGCGCAGCCCCAGGTGACCTCACCGATCGTCGGCGTGACGAAGCCGCACCACCTCACCGACGCCGTCGCCGCGGTCGACCTCGAGCTCACCGCCGAGGAGGTCGAGGAGCTGGGTGCGGCCTACGAGCCGCACCGGATCGCCGGTCACGGACCGGCCACGGTGCACGCCTCCCGCTGA
- a CDS encoding PLD nuclease N-terminal domain-containing protein, whose product MLRIVIFYVLPLVLSIFCLVQAITSRDSDIRHLPKVAWILLILFFPVVGSIAWLVAGQPQAERPRPGERATPHFPEYDRPGRAAATDERDDDAFLRQIRERAEQQRRDYEAKRRADEAAEEAARKERQRRKESGEASEPS is encoded by the coding sequence GTGCTCAGGATCGTCATCTTCTACGTGCTGCCGTTGGTGCTCAGCATCTTCTGCCTGGTGCAGGCGATCACGAGTCGCGACTCCGACATCCGCCACCTGCCGAAGGTGGCGTGGATCCTGCTGATCCTCTTCTTCCCGGTGGTCGGTTCCATCGCCTGGCTGGTGGCCGGGCAGCCACAGGCCGAGCGGCCCCGCCCCGGGGAGCGCGCGACGCCCCACTTCCCGGAGTACGACCGCCCCGGGCGCGCCGCAGCGACCGATGAGCGCGATGACGACGCCTTCCTGCGCCAGATCCGGGAGCGGGCCGAGCAGCAGCGCCGTGACTACGAGGCGAAGCGCCGTGCCGACGAGGCCGCCGAGGAGGCGGCCCGCAAGGAGCGCCAGCGGCGCAAGGAGAGCGGCGAAGCCTCCGAACCCTCCTGA
- a CDS encoding DUF1707 SHOCT-like domain-containing protein, whose translation MDHPQGDPSQLRISDADRHKVADVLRDAAAEGRIDLEELDERLEATYAAKVYADLVPITLDLPGASLSALPAPGAAGALQVPGGPGGVELPVYTSSLAMMSGVDRKGMWRVPDQVTAFSLMGAVTLDLREAVFTARDTVIYANTVMGSVDIYVNANTHVIVEGHGVMGAFEQSRDKVPPTYGPQSPVVRVKGIALMGAVTVTRKRMPGQPGPLKKMLGH comes from the coding sequence ATGGACCACCCACAGGGCGACCCTTCCCAGCTGCGCATCTCCGACGCCGACCGCCACAAGGTCGCCGACGTCCTGCGCGACGCCGCCGCTGAGGGGCGTATCGACCTCGAGGAGCTCGACGAACGGTTGGAGGCGACGTACGCGGCGAAGGTCTATGCCGACCTGGTCCCGATCACTCTCGACCTTCCGGGCGCGAGCCTGTCGGCCCTGCCCGCCCCGGGTGCCGCGGGCGCCCTCCAGGTCCCGGGCGGACCGGGTGGGGTGGAGCTCCCCGTCTACACCTCGTCGCTGGCCATGATGTCGGGGGTCGACCGGAAGGGGATGTGGCGCGTCCCTGACCAGGTCACGGCCTTCTCGCTGATGGGGGCTGTCACGCTCGACCTGCGTGAGGCGGTCTTCACCGCGCGCGACACGGTCATCTACGCCAACACCGTGATGGGGTCGGTCGACATCTACGTCAACGCCAACACCCACGTCATCGTCGAGGGGCACGGAGTCATGGGTGCCTTCGAGCAGTCGCGCGACAAGGTCCCTCCGACGTACGGGCCCCAGTCGCCGGTGGTCCGGGTCAAGGGCATCGCCCTGATGGGTGCGGTCACGGTCACCCGCAAGCGCATGCCGGGGCAGCCCGGTCCCCTCAAGAAGATGCTGGGCCACTGA
- a CDS encoding ABC transporter ATP-binding protein yields MAAISMKNIVKRYGDGFPAVNDVSIDVADGEFMILVGPSGCGKSTLLRMVVGLEDITSGDMIIGDRRVNDLAPRDRNLAMVFQNYALYPHLSVYENIAFPLRLAGEKDEEVDRKVRQASATLELDEHLDRKPGNLSGGQRQRVAMGRAIVRDADAFLFDEPLSNLDAKLRGQMRTEIARLQKRLGITTIYVTHDQTEAMTLGDRVAVLKRGVLQQLASPRELYENPGNLFVAGFIGSPPMNFLPAEVEGTTVKLPFGDVQIPQDKADKVQGKGLLIAGIRPEHFEDANVVGDKVSEGSVFSATVDVVEWLGNQAYAYVPFEAPPTVREHLAELEKDLDGESLRTQMVISLDGASRISDGDEAQIWVNASKMHLFDPATGENLTVDAEHAGEIPGMENPEKQAHAEHMADGDGDNGPDGAPQGDGTNGSHRAEGGDGS; encoded by the coding sequence ATGGCTGCCATCTCGATGAAGAACATCGTCAAGCGCTACGGCGACGGCTTCCCGGCCGTCAACGACGTGAGCATCGACGTCGCCGACGGCGAGTTCATGATCCTCGTCGGGCCGTCCGGCTGCGGGAAGTCGACGCTGCTGCGCATGGTCGTGGGCCTGGAGGACATCACCTCCGGCGACATGATCATCGGCGACCGCCGGGTCAACGACCTCGCTCCCCGCGACCGCAACCTGGCGATGGTCTTCCAGAACTACGCCCTCTACCCTCACCTGTCGGTCTACGAGAACATCGCCTTCCCGCTCCGCCTCGCCGGCGAGAAGGACGAGGAGGTCGACCGCAAGGTGCGTCAGGCCTCCGCGACCCTCGAGCTCGACGAGCACCTCGACCGCAAGCCCGGCAACCTCTCCGGCGGCCAGCGCCAGCGCGTCGCGATGGGTCGCGCCATCGTCCGCGACGCGGACGCGTTCCTCTTCGACGAGCCCCTGTCGAACCTCGACGCGAAGCTCCGTGGTCAGATGCGCACCGAGATCGCCCGCCTGCAGAAGCGTCTGGGCATCACCACCATCTACGTCACCCACGACCAGACCGAGGCCATGACGCTCGGCGACCGGGTCGCGGTGCTCAAGCGTGGCGTGCTCCAGCAGCTCGCCTCCCCACGCGAGTTGTACGAGAACCCGGGCAACCTCTTCGTGGCCGGCTTCATCGGCTCGCCGCCCATGAACTTCCTGCCCGCCGAGGTCGAGGGCACCACCGTCAAGCTGCCGTTCGGCGACGTGCAGATCCCGCAGGACAAGGCCGACAAGGTCCAGGGCAAGGGGCTGCTGATCGCCGGCATCCGCCCCGAGCACTTCGAGGACGCCAATGTGGTCGGTGACAAGGTGAGCGAGGGATCGGTCTTCTCGGCCACCGTCGACGTCGTCGAGTGGCTCGGCAACCAGGCCTACGCCTACGTGCCGTTCGAGGCCCCGCCGACGGTCCGCGAGCACCTGGCGGAGCTGGAGAAGGACCTCGACGGCGAGTCGCTGCGGACCCAGATGGTCATCTCACTCGACGGCGCGAGCCGCATCTCCGACGGCGACGAGGCGCAGATCTGGGTCAACGCGTCCAAGATGCACCTCTTCGACCCCGCGACCGGCGAGAACCTCACCGTCGACGCCGAGCACGCGGGCGAGATCCCCGGCATGGAGAACCCCGAGAAGCAGGCGCACGCCGAGCACATGGCCGACGGAGACGGAGACAACGGCCCCGACGGAGCCCCCCAGGGCGACGGGACGAACGGCTCGCACCGGGCGGAAGGGGGCGACGGCAGCTGA
- a CDS encoding carbohydrate ABC transporter permease — translation MKPMQKVGVVLGALLILFWCLLPVAWIISLSFKTQKSVEAGSPGFLPSDSGFAGWENYSSVIDNEQFRRAIINSIGISLIATLLSVIIATLAAYAIARLEFKGKRFVLTTALVIAMFPVVSLVGPLFDMWRAIGLYDTWPGLIIPYMSFTLPLAIWTLSAFFREIPWEMEQAAQVDGATAWQAFRKVIVPLAAPGVFTAAILTFFFAWNDFVFGISLTSTEAARPIPAALSFFVGSDPFNRPASLLAAGAVVSTVPIVIIVLLFQRKIVAGLTSGAVKG, via the coding sequence ATGAAGCCCATGCAGAAGGTCGGCGTCGTGCTCGGCGCCCTGCTGATCCTGTTCTGGTGCCTGCTGCCGGTGGCGTGGATCATCTCGTTGAGCTTCAAGACCCAGAAGTCGGTGGAGGCGGGCAGTCCCGGCTTCCTCCCCTCCGACTCCGGCTTCGCCGGGTGGGAGAACTACTCCTCGGTGATCGACAACGAGCAGTTCCGCCGAGCGATCATCAACTCGATCGGCATCTCGCTCATCGCCACCCTGCTCTCCGTGATCATCGCGACGCTCGCTGCGTACGCCATCGCCCGCCTCGAGTTCAAGGGCAAGCGCTTCGTGCTCACCACCGCCCTGGTGATCGCGATGTTCCCCGTCGTCTCCCTCGTCGGCCCGCTCTTCGACATGTGGCGAGCCATCGGCCTGTACGACACCTGGCCGGGGCTGATCATCCCCTACATGTCCTTCACGCTTCCGTTGGCCATCTGGACCCTGTCGGCCTTCTTCCGCGAGATCCCGTGGGAGATGGAGCAGGCCGCCCAGGTCGACGGCGCCACGGCATGGCAGGCGTTCCGCAAGGTGATCGTCCCGCTCGCTGCGCCAGGCGTCTTCACCGCCGCGATCCTGACGTTCTTCTTCGCCTGGAACGACTTCGTCTTCGGCATCTCGCTCACCTCGACCGAGGCCGCTCGCCCGATCCCCGCGGCGCTCTCGTTCTTCGTAGGGTCCGACCCGTTCAACCGCCCCGCGTCGCTGCTCGCGGCGGGCGCGGTGGTCTCCACGGTCCCGATCGTCATCATCGTCCTGTTGTTCCAGCGCAAGATCGTCGCCGGTCTGACCTCCGGCGCAGTGAAGGGTTGA